Proteins encoded together in one Telopea speciosissima isolate NSW1024214 ecotype Mountain lineage chromosome 4, Tspe_v1, whole genome shotgun sequence window:
- the LOC122658951 gene encoding thiosulfate sulfurtransferase 18-like, with protein sequence MTAAPLLRFFICCSAVAVVTVDVHKAKDLIHSGHRYIDVRTTEEFQRGHLDVENILNIPYLFFTPEGRSKNPQFLEQVSSACSKDDLLIVGCQSGARSTLATTDLLTAGFKHVSNMGGGYAAWMENSFGVKKPEEKHVKKPQEEQ encoded by the exons ATGACTGCCGCACCTTTG ctgagattttttatttgttgtagTGCCGTAGCCGTTGTGACCGTTGACGTCCATAAGGCTAAGGATCTCATTCATTCAGGCCATCGTTACATAGACGTTAG GACCACTGAAGAATTTCAGAGAGGTCATCTTGATGTTGAAAACATTTTGAACATTCCTTACTTGTTTTTCACTCCTGAAG GGAGGTCGAAGAATCCCCAATTTCTGGAGCAGGTTTCTTCCGCTTGCAGCAAAGATGATCTTCTCATAGTG GGCTGTCAAAGTGGGGCCAGATCAACTCTTGCAACCACTGATCTTCTGACCGCT GGTTTCAAGCATGTGAGCAACATGGGAGGGGGATATGCAGCATGGATGGAGAATAGCTTCGGTGTGAAGAAACCAGAAGAGAAGCA TGTAAAGAAACCACAAGAGGAGCAATGA
- the LOC122658039 gene encoding bifunctional protein FolD 4, chloroplastic-like has protein sequence MASMIFSDCSSSTTARLLPFDRMRTCVFRYRQSVSLHSCVKNFSLSFGTQRKPLSSTVTVAMATVTHANVIDGKSIAKQIRDEVTIEISRMKDAINVVPGLAVILVGDRKDSATYVRNKKKACEAVGINSYEVHLPEDSTESEVLKSILNFNDDPSVHGILVQLPLPSHMNEENVLNAVSIEKDVDGFHPLNIGRLAMRGREPLFVPCTPKGCIELLHRYGVEIKGKRAVVIGRSNIVGMPAALLLQREDATVSIVHSRTKNPDKITRQADIIISAVGQPNMVRGSWIKPGAVIIDVGINPVEDTKSPRGYRLVGDVCYEEACKIAAAVTPVPGGVGPMTIAMLLSNTLISAKRVHNFK, from the exons ATGGCGTCGATGATATTCTCAGATTGTTCTTCGTCTACGACTGCTCGTCTTCTTCCATTTGACAGAATGCGCACTTGCGTTTTTCGGTATCGCCAATCGGTTTCTCTCCATTCGTGTGTGAAGAATTTTAGTCTAAGCTTCGGCACGCAGCGTAAACCTTTGTCATCGACTGTAACGG TGGCAATGGCTACTGTAACTCATGCAAATGTAATTGATGGAAAATCTATTGCAAAGCAAATTAGAGATGAGGTCACCATTGAAATATCCAGGATGAAGGATGCAATCAATGTTGTTCCTGGACTAGCAGTCATTCTAGTTGGTGATAGGAAAGACTCAGCAACCTATGTGCGAAACAAGAAGAAGGCTTGTGAAGCAGTGGGAATCAACTCTTATGAGGTTCATTTGCCTGAAGACTCCACTGAATCAGAAGTGCTCAAGTCTATCTTAAACTTCAATGATGATCCATCTGTTCATGGCATTCTTGTTCAGCTACCCTTACCCTCT CATATGAATGAGGAGAATGTATTGAATGCTGTCAGTATTGAGAAAGATGTGGATGGCTTTCATCCATTAAACATTGGCCGTCTTGCCATGCGAGGTCGGGAGCCATTGTTTGTTCCATGCACTCCCAAAGGTTGCATAGAGTTGCTGCATAGATATGGGGTTGAAATCAAGGGAAAGAGAGCTGTTGTAATTGGCCGTAGCAACATTGTTGGAATGCCAGCTGCCCTGTTGCTGCAg AGAGAAGATGCTACCGTAAGTATTGTGCACTCTAGAACCAAGAACCCAGATAAAATCACAAGACAAGCAGACATCATCATCTCTGCTGTAGGGCAACCAAACATGGTCAGGGGAAGTTGGATAAAGCCTGGTGCTGTCATTATTGATGTTGGAATTAATCCAGTTGAG GATACAAAAAGTCCCCGGGGGTACCGCTTGGTTGGGGATGTCTGTTATGAGGAGGCCTGTAAGATAGCTGCAGCTGTCACTCCTGTTCCTGGGGGAGTTGGTCCAATGACTATAGCTATGCTTCTATCAAATACTCTCATTTCAGCAAAGAGAGTTCACAACTTTAAGTGA